The Nothobranchius furzeri strain GRZ-AD chromosome 8, NfurGRZ-RIMD1, whole genome shotgun sequence genome includes a region encoding these proteins:
- the nasp gene encoding nuclear autoantigenic sperm protein isoform X1: protein MPEETSTASCSGSAEEKPCSSTAAAENSADVMEEAKKLIGTGKRHLVMGDVVSAVNVFQDACGILAAKYGDTADECGEAFFLCGKSLLELARMENCVLGNALEGVPEESEEEEQPKNPNIESADNLDEETRAELRKQVYDSMAEEANMEAVGLKLESKDVTSSSQVEEEAGSDEHGLTGSEEPSGSSENEAKSSVQPGSDASAQDVGEESEGPNAREDQTEPEKQNDAVSVEMKDEESDPEAEEDEDDDDDDDEDEEDGEKAAQDDEEDEVGNLQLAWEMLEVAKVIFKRKESKDEQLMAAQAYLKLGEVSAESGNYPQALVDFQDCLALQLTHLPPHSRLLAETHYHIATTFCYMGHYSHAIQHYNSSIKVIETRLAMLQEIIDAAEGADGATEEKKEMEELNQLLPDIRERVVDAKESMRTASAASQAIQQTLGNASTSSTLPCENGGPSSSSAFAAPSQIPVKACDGASSSKAVSDISHLVRKKRKPEEESPVKDTDAKKLKQEVAVNGGGGDSSASHSKEIQEEKSQEPATQSASVDSSA, encoded by the exons ATGCCAGAAGAAACGTCCACCGCGTCGTGCTCTGGGAG TGCTGAAGAGAAGCCGTGTTCGTCAACAGCTGCAGCAGAAAA CTCAGCTGATGTCATGGAGGAGGCAAAGAAACTGATTGGCACAGGGAAACGGCATCTAGTGATGGGGGATGTAGTTTCTGCTGTTAATGTCTTCCAGGACGCTTGTGGCATTCT ggctgCAAAGTATGGAGACACTGCAGATGAATGTGGTGAGGCCTTCTTCCTTTGTGGGAAGTCCCTACTAGAGCTCGCAAG GATGGAAAATTGTGTCCTTGGGAATGCACTTGAGGGAGTCCCGGAAGAGtcggaggaagaggagcagccCAAAAACCCGAACATTGAGAGTGCTGACAACCTTGATG AGGAAACCAGAGCAGAGCTGCGGAAGCAGGTCTATGACTCGATGGCAGAAGAGGCAAATATGGAGGCAGTTGGCCTAAAGCTGGAGTCCAAAGACGTGACGAGCAGCAGCCAGGTGGAGGAAGAGGCTGGTTCTGATGAACACGGCCTGACTGGATCTGAAGAGCCTTCAGGCTCCAGTGAAAATGAGGCCAAGAGTTCAGTCCAGCCGGGCTCGGATGCTTCTGCACAGGATGTGGGTGAAGAGTCTGAAGGACCTAACGCCAGAGAAGACCAAACCGAACCAGAAAAGCAAAACGATGCGGTATCTGTGGAGATGAAAGATGAGGAGTCTGATCCGGAGGCTGAAGAAGACGAGG atgatgatgatgatgacgacgaggaCGAAGAGGATGGAGAGAAAGCTGCTCAGGATGAT GAGGAAGACGAGGTCGGGAACTTGCAGCTGGCGTGGGAGATGCTGGAGGTCGCCAAAGTCATCTTTAAACG AAAGGAGAGCAAAGACGAGCAGCTGATGGCAGCCCAGGCTTATCTGAAACTTGGAGAAGTCAGCGCTGAATCCG GGAACTATCCTCAGGCCCTAGTGGACTTCCAGGACTGTCTCGCCCTGCAGCTGACGCACTTGCCCCCCCACAGTCGCCTGCTGGCTGAGACCCACTACCATATCGCCACGACGTTTTGCTACATGGGCCACTACAGCCATGCCATTCAACACTACAACAGCTCCATAAAAGTCATAGAGACCCGTCTGG CCATGTTGCAGGAGATCATTGACGCAGCAGAAGGAGCTGACGGTGCAACAGAAGAGAAGAAGGAGATGGAAGAGCTCAATCAGCTTCTACCGGACATCAGAGAGAGGGTGGTAGATGCCAAGGAGAGCATGAGAACAGCCAGCGCTGCCTCGCAGGCCATTCAGCAGACCCTA GGCAACGCCTCAACTTCATCAACGCTCCCGTGTGAAAATGGAGGCCCTTCGTCATCATCGGCCTTTGCCGCACCCAGCCAG ATTCCAGTCAAAGCGTGTGACGGCGCCTCGTCTTCCAAAGCCGTATCTGACATCTCTCACCTTGTGAGGAAGAAG agaaaaCCAGAAGAGGAGAGCCCAGTAAAGGACACAGATGCTAAAAAGCTGAAACAGGAAGTCGCTGTTAACGGCGGCGGCGGCGACTCTAGTGCCAGCCACAGCAAAGAAATCCAGGAGGAAAAATCTCAGGAG CCTGCTACCCAGTCGGCCTCTGTCGACTCATCAGCGTGa
- the nasp gene encoding nuclear autoantigenic sperm protein isoform X4 produces the protein MPEETSTASCSGSAEEKPCSSTAAAENSADVMEEAKKLIGTGKRHLVMGDVVSAVNVFQDACGILAAKYGDTADECGEAFFLCGKSLLELARMENCVLGNALEGVPEESEEEEQPKNPNIESADNLDDDDDDDDEDEEDGEKAAQDDEEDEVGNLQLAWEMLEVAKVIFKRKESKDEQLMAAQAYLKLGEVSAESGNYPQALVDFQDCLALQLTHLPPHSRLLAETHYHIATTFCYMGHYSHAIQHYNSSIKVIETRLAMLQEIIDAAEGADGATEEKKEMEELNQLLPDIRERVVDAKESMRTASAASQAIQQTLGNASTSSTLPCENGGPSSSSAFAAPSQIPVKACDGASSSKAVSDISHLVRKKRKPEEESPVKDTDAKKLKQEVAVNGGGGDSSASHSKEIQEEKSQEPATQSASVDSSA, from the exons ATGCCAGAAGAAACGTCCACCGCGTCGTGCTCTGGGAG TGCTGAAGAGAAGCCGTGTTCGTCAACAGCTGCAGCAGAAAA CTCAGCTGATGTCATGGAGGAGGCAAAGAAACTGATTGGCACAGGGAAACGGCATCTAGTGATGGGGGATGTAGTTTCTGCTGTTAATGTCTTCCAGGACGCTTGTGGCATTCT ggctgCAAAGTATGGAGACACTGCAGATGAATGTGGTGAGGCCTTCTTCCTTTGTGGGAAGTCCCTACTAGAGCTCGCAAG GATGGAAAATTGTGTCCTTGGGAATGCACTTGAGGGAGTCCCGGAAGAGtcggaggaagaggagcagccCAAAAACCCGAACATTGAGAGTGCTGACAACCTTGATG atgatgatgatgatgacgacgaggaCGAAGAGGATGGAGAGAAAGCTGCTCAGGATGAT GAGGAAGACGAGGTCGGGAACTTGCAGCTGGCGTGGGAGATGCTGGAGGTCGCCAAAGTCATCTTTAAACG AAAGGAGAGCAAAGACGAGCAGCTGATGGCAGCCCAGGCTTATCTGAAACTTGGAGAAGTCAGCGCTGAATCCG GGAACTATCCTCAGGCCCTAGTGGACTTCCAGGACTGTCTCGCCCTGCAGCTGACGCACTTGCCCCCCCACAGTCGCCTGCTGGCTGAGACCCACTACCATATCGCCACGACGTTTTGCTACATGGGCCACTACAGCCATGCCATTCAACACTACAACAGCTCCATAAAAGTCATAGAGACCCGTCTGG CCATGTTGCAGGAGATCATTGACGCAGCAGAAGGAGCTGACGGTGCAACAGAAGAGAAGAAGGAGATGGAAGAGCTCAATCAGCTTCTACCGGACATCAGAGAGAGGGTGGTAGATGCCAAGGAGAGCATGAGAACAGCCAGCGCTGCCTCGCAGGCCATTCAGCAGACCCTA GGCAACGCCTCAACTTCATCAACGCTCCCGTGTGAAAATGGAGGCCCTTCGTCATCATCGGCCTTTGCCGCACCCAGCCAG ATTCCAGTCAAAGCGTGTGACGGCGCCTCGTCTTCCAAAGCCGTATCTGACATCTCTCACCTTGTGAGGAAGAAG agaaaaCCAGAAGAGGAGAGCCCAGTAAAGGACACAGATGCTAAAAAGCTGAAACAGGAAGTCGCTGTTAACGGCGGCGGCGGCGACTCTAGTGCCAGCCACAGCAAAGAAATCCAGGAGGAAAAATCTCAGGAG CCTGCTACCCAGTCGGCCTCTGTCGACTCATCAGCGTGa
- the LOC139071576 gene encoding gastrula zinc finger protein XlCGF8.2DB-like, translating into MKQMAVVKEEAPEEQSAGVDQQDPEHLHIKEEQEEVFTSLEGEQLHLKEETDATSFWFSAVSIKSEDNDEKPLVSQLHQHQMEDRHVPTSSSADQKSAETGGGAETSRNPDLNPHEQTFDSSETEVSGDDEEDDDANLDSELSDSGSENGDGDKNRNGSRSSESDVKTVNKYFTCPECGKQILHKCALQKHVRVKGHSGIRSSCCLINKKCVGVKQHVDSCMKVQKKQKSFSCNYCEKRFKRNTHLTEHIRIHTGQKPFVCELCGKRFSRKTYLNSHMTVHTGQKLFACELCGQRFSHKTNLNKHMRVHTGHKPFTCELCKQRFTLKRSLKRHMSIHTGQKPFGCELCGQRFSQKPSLNRHMKVHTVT; encoded by the coding sequence atgAAACAGATGGctgtggttaaagaagaagctcctgaagaacagagtgctggtgtggaccagcaggatccagaacacctccacataaaggaggaacaggaggaagtCTTTACCAGTTTGGAGGGAGAGCAGCTCCATTTGAAAGAGGAGACTGATGCCACCAGTTTTTGGTTCAGTGCAGTTTCTATAAAAAGTGAGGATAATGAcgagaaacctctggtctcacagcttcatcagcatcaAATGGAAGACAGAcacgttccaaccagcagctcagcagaccagaaatcagcagaaactggtggaggagcagaaactagcaggaacccagatctgaaccctcatgaacagacattcgattcttcagagactgaagttagtggagatgatgaagaggacGACGATGcgaatctagactctgagctatcagactctgggtctgaaaatGGAGACGGAGACAAAAACAGGAATGGAAGCAGATCTTCTGAATCAGATGTTAAGACTGTTAACAAATATTTTACCTGCCCTGAATGTGGTAAACAAATTCTCCACAAATGCGCTCTCCAGAAACACGTGAGAGTAAAAGGTCATTCAGGAATAAGGTCTTCATGCTGTTTGATTAATAAGAAATGTGTtggagtgaagcaacatgtagactcatgCATGAAAGTccagaaaaaacaaaaatcatTCAGTTGTAATTACTGTGAAAAAAGATTCAAGAGAAATACACATCTAACTGAACACataagaatccacacaggacaaaaaccttttgtttgtgagctctgtgggaaaagattCAGCCGAAAGAcatatttaaacagtcacatgacggtccacacaggacagaagctttttgcctgtgagctctgtggacaaagatttagtcataaaacaaatttaaacaaacacatgagagtccacactggacacaAACCTTTTACCTGTGAGCTCTGTAAACAAAGATTTACCTTAAAGAGAAGTTTAAAAAGACACATGagtatccacacaggacagaagccttttggctgtgagctctgtggacaaagatttagccaaaaaccaagtttaaacagacacatgaaagtccacacagtaaCTTAG
- the nasp gene encoding nuclear autoantigenic sperm protein isoform X3 — MPEETSTASCSGSAEEKPCSSTAAAENSADVMEEAKKLIGTGKRHLVMGDVVSAVNVFQDACGILAAKYGDTADECGEAFFLCGKSLLELARMENCVLGNALEGVPEESEEEEQPKNPNIESADNLDEETRAELRKQVYDSMAEEANMEAVGLKLESKDVTSSSQVEEEAGSDEHGLTGSEEPSGSSENEAKSSVQPGSDASAQDVGEESEGPNAREDQTEPEKQNDAVSVEMKDEESDPEAEEDEDDDDDDDEDEEDGEKAAQDDEEDEVGNLQLAWEMLEVAKVIFKRKESKDEQLMAAQAYLKLGEVSAESGNYPQALVDFQDCLALQLTHLPPHSRLLAETHYHIATTFCYMGHYSHAIQHYNSSIKVIETRLAMLQEIIDAAEGADGATEEKKEMEELNQLLPDIRERVVDAKESMRTASAASQAIQQTLGNASTSSTLPCENGGPSSSSAFAAPSQIPVKACDGASSSKAVSDISHLVRKKPATQSASVDSSA; from the exons ATGCCAGAAGAAACGTCCACCGCGTCGTGCTCTGGGAG TGCTGAAGAGAAGCCGTGTTCGTCAACAGCTGCAGCAGAAAA CTCAGCTGATGTCATGGAGGAGGCAAAGAAACTGATTGGCACAGGGAAACGGCATCTAGTGATGGGGGATGTAGTTTCTGCTGTTAATGTCTTCCAGGACGCTTGTGGCATTCT ggctgCAAAGTATGGAGACACTGCAGATGAATGTGGTGAGGCCTTCTTCCTTTGTGGGAAGTCCCTACTAGAGCTCGCAAG GATGGAAAATTGTGTCCTTGGGAATGCACTTGAGGGAGTCCCGGAAGAGtcggaggaagaggagcagccCAAAAACCCGAACATTGAGAGTGCTGACAACCTTGATG AGGAAACCAGAGCAGAGCTGCGGAAGCAGGTCTATGACTCGATGGCAGAAGAGGCAAATATGGAGGCAGTTGGCCTAAAGCTGGAGTCCAAAGACGTGACGAGCAGCAGCCAGGTGGAGGAAGAGGCTGGTTCTGATGAACACGGCCTGACTGGATCTGAAGAGCCTTCAGGCTCCAGTGAAAATGAGGCCAAGAGTTCAGTCCAGCCGGGCTCGGATGCTTCTGCACAGGATGTGGGTGAAGAGTCTGAAGGACCTAACGCCAGAGAAGACCAAACCGAACCAGAAAAGCAAAACGATGCGGTATCTGTGGAGATGAAAGATGAGGAGTCTGATCCGGAGGCTGAAGAAGACGAGG atgatgatgatgatgacgacgaggaCGAAGAGGATGGAGAGAAAGCTGCTCAGGATGAT GAGGAAGACGAGGTCGGGAACTTGCAGCTGGCGTGGGAGATGCTGGAGGTCGCCAAAGTCATCTTTAAACG AAAGGAGAGCAAAGACGAGCAGCTGATGGCAGCCCAGGCTTATCTGAAACTTGGAGAAGTCAGCGCTGAATCCG GGAACTATCCTCAGGCCCTAGTGGACTTCCAGGACTGTCTCGCCCTGCAGCTGACGCACTTGCCCCCCCACAGTCGCCTGCTGGCTGAGACCCACTACCATATCGCCACGACGTTTTGCTACATGGGCCACTACAGCCATGCCATTCAACACTACAACAGCTCCATAAAAGTCATAGAGACCCGTCTGG CCATGTTGCAGGAGATCATTGACGCAGCAGAAGGAGCTGACGGTGCAACAGAAGAGAAGAAGGAGATGGAAGAGCTCAATCAGCTTCTACCGGACATCAGAGAGAGGGTGGTAGATGCCAAGGAGAGCATGAGAACAGCCAGCGCTGCCTCGCAGGCCATTCAGCAGACCCTA GGCAACGCCTCAACTTCATCAACGCTCCCGTGTGAAAATGGAGGCCCTTCGTCATCATCGGCCTTTGCCGCACCCAGCCAG ATTCCAGTCAAAGCGTGTGACGGCGCCTCGTCTTCCAAAGCCGTATCTGACATCTCTCACCTTGTGAGGAAGAAG CCTGCTACCCAGTCGGCCTCTGTCGACTCATCAGCGTGa
- the nasp gene encoding nuclear autoantigenic sperm protein isoform X2, producing the protein MEEAKKLIGTGKRHLVMGDVVSAVNVFQDACGILAAKYGDTADECGEAFFLCGKSLLELARMENCVLGNALEGVPEESEEEEQPKNPNIESADNLDEETRAELRKQVYDSMAEEANMEAVGLKLESKDVTSSSQVEEEAGSDEHGLTGSEEPSGSSENEAKSSVQPGSDASAQDVGEESEGPNAREDQTEPEKQNDAVSVEMKDEESDPEAEEDEDDDDDDDEDEEDGEKAAQDDEEDEVGNLQLAWEMLEVAKVIFKRKESKDEQLMAAQAYLKLGEVSAESGNYPQALVDFQDCLALQLTHLPPHSRLLAETHYHIATTFCYMGHYSHAIQHYNSSIKVIETRLAMLQEIIDAAEGADGATEEKKEMEELNQLLPDIRERVVDAKESMRTASAASQAIQQTLGNASTSSTLPCENGGPSSSSAFAAPSQIPVKACDGASSSKAVSDISHLVRKKRKPEEESPVKDTDAKKLKQEVAVNGGGGDSSASHSKEIQEEKSQEPATQSASVDSSA; encoded by the exons ATGGAGGAGGCAAAGAAACTGATTGGCACAGGGAAACGGCATCTAGTGATGGGGGATGTAGTTTCTGCTGTTAATGTCTTCCAGGACGCTTGTGGCATTCT ggctgCAAAGTATGGAGACACTGCAGATGAATGTGGTGAGGCCTTCTTCCTTTGTGGGAAGTCCCTACTAGAGCTCGCAAG GATGGAAAATTGTGTCCTTGGGAATGCACTTGAGGGAGTCCCGGAAGAGtcggaggaagaggagcagccCAAAAACCCGAACATTGAGAGTGCTGACAACCTTGATG AGGAAACCAGAGCAGAGCTGCGGAAGCAGGTCTATGACTCGATGGCAGAAGAGGCAAATATGGAGGCAGTTGGCCTAAAGCTGGAGTCCAAAGACGTGACGAGCAGCAGCCAGGTGGAGGAAGAGGCTGGTTCTGATGAACACGGCCTGACTGGATCTGAAGAGCCTTCAGGCTCCAGTGAAAATGAGGCCAAGAGTTCAGTCCAGCCGGGCTCGGATGCTTCTGCACAGGATGTGGGTGAAGAGTCTGAAGGACCTAACGCCAGAGAAGACCAAACCGAACCAGAAAAGCAAAACGATGCGGTATCTGTGGAGATGAAAGATGAGGAGTCTGATCCGGAGGCTGAAGAAGACGAGG atgatgatgatgatgacgacgaggaCGAAGAGGATGGAGAGAAAGCTGCTCAGGATGAT GAGGAAGACGAGGTCGGGAACTTGCAGCTGGCGTGGGAGATGCTGGAGGTCGCCAAAGTCATCTTTAAACG AAAGGAGAGCAAAGACGAGCAGCTGATGGCAGCCCAGGCTTATCTGAAACTTGGAGAAGTCAGCGCTGAATCCG GGAACTATCCTCAGGCCCTAGTGGACTTCCAGGACTGTCTCGCCCTGCAGCTGACGCACTTGCCCCCCCACAGTCGCCTGCTGGCTGAGACCCACTACCATATCGCCACGACGTTTTGCTACATGGGCCACTACAGCCATGCCATTCAACACTACAACAGCTCCATAAAAGTCATAGAGACCCGTCTGG CCATGTTGCAGGAGATCATTGACGCAGCAGAAGGAGCTGACGGTGCAACAGAAGAGAAGAAGGAGATGGAAGAGCTCAATCAGCTTCTACCGGACATCAGAGAGAGGGTGGTAGATGCCAAGGAGAGCATGAGAACAGCCAGCGCTGCCTCGCAGGCCATTCAGCAGACCCTA GGCAACGCCTCAACTTCATCAACGCTCCCGTGTGAAAATGGAGGCCCTTCGTCATCATCGGCCTTTGCCGCACCCAGCCAG ATTCCAGTCAAAGCGTGTGACGGCGCCTCGTCTTCCAAAGCCGTATCTGACATCTCTCACCTTGTGAGGAAGAAG agaaaaCCAGAAGAGGAGAGCCCAGTAAAGGACACAGATGCTAAAAAGCTGAAACAGGAAGTCGCTGTTAACGGCGGCGGCGGCGACTCTAGTGCCAGCCACAGCAAAGAAATCCAGGAGGAAAAATCTCAGGAG CCTGCTACCCAGTCGGCCTCTGTCGACTCATCAGCGTGa